From a region of the Zingiber officinale cultivar Zhangliang chromosome 4B, Zo_v1.1, whole genome shotgun sequence genome:
- the LOC121977185 gene encoding GDSL esterase/lipase At1g31550-like: MIAAAAAAYFLLLFPAVLAAGCYSSIFSFGDSLADTGNILHIVGNRSAGFARLPYGMTYFGRPTGRFSDGRLILDFIAEALGLPLLPAYLDRRRVGGDFEQGANFAVAGATALDNSFFKERGIRIALTNVSLGVEIRWFRQLLPSLCSSPSDCADTLQDSLIMMGEIGGNDYINPIFQRRSLEEVKSFVPFVVATISSAITELIELGARTLVVPGITPLGCNSAFLTEFQTQNVDDYDASTGCLNWLNEFSTYHNSLLEAELQTLRGLNPHATIIYADYFAAIISILNNPNQFGFGNDTLVSCCGGGGPYNYNRRLGCGSDGYSLCDEPSRCVIWDGVHMTEAMHRIIAGGLLQGPFASPAIADACGLQSVIHSSTSRMAS; this comes from the exons ATGATTGCCGCCGCGGCCGCCGCCTACTTCCTCCTCCTTTTCCCGGCCGTTCTCGCAGCCGGCTGCTACTCCTCCATTTTTAGCTTCGGCGACTCCCTCGCCGACACTGGAAACATCCTCCACATCGTCGGCAACCGCAGCGCCGGTTTCGCCCGCCTTCCATACGGCATGACCTACTTCGGCCGCCCCACCGGTCGCTTCTCCGACGGCCGCCTCATCCTCGATTTTATCG CGGAGGCGCTCGGATTGCCCCTTTTGCCGGCTTACTTGGATCGGCGGCGTGTCGGCGGAGATTTCGAGCAAGGCGCCAACTTTGCGGTGGCAGGCGCGACGGCCCTCGACAATAGCTTCTTTAAGGAACGAGGCATTCGCATCGCCTTAACCAATGTCTCTTTAGGCGTCGAGATCCGGTGGTTCCGCCAATTGCTCCCCTCACTATGCTCTTCCCCTTCAG ATTGCGCAGACACGCTGCAAGACTCTCTCATCATGATGGGCGAGATCGGAGGCAACGATTACATAAATCCGATTTTTCAAAGAAGAAGCTTGGAGGAGGTCAAATCCTTCGTTCCTTTCGTCGTCGCCACCATCAGCTCCGCCATCACT GAACTGATCGAGTTGGGCGCCCGAACGCTGGTGGTTCCAGGAATCACTCCTCTGGGATGCAACTCCGCCTTCCTCACCGAGTTCCAGACTCAAAACGTCGACGATTACGACGCCAGCACCGGTTGCCTGAACTGGTTGAACGAATTCTCCACCTACCACAACAGCCTCCTGGAAGCGGAGCTCCAAACGCTGCGGGGATTAAATCCTCACGCTACTATCATCTACGCCGACTACTTCGCCGCCATAATCAGCATCCTGAACAATCCAAACCAGTTCG GATTCGGGAACGACACGCTCGTGAGCtgctgcggcggcggcggcccTTACAACTACAACCGCCGGCTCGGATGCGGCTCCGACGGGTATTCGCTCTGCGACGAGCCATCGCGCTGCGTGATATGGGATGGAGTCCATATGACAGAGGCGATGCACCGGATCATCGCCGGCGGCTTGTTGCAGGGTCCTTTCGCCTCCCCTGCAATCGCCGACGCTTGCGGATTACAGAGCGTCATCCATTCGTCAACCAGTAGAATGGCCTCTTAA